The Lutibacter sp. A64 genome segment AAAGATTTTATTCACAATGGTGAAAAAGTACCATCAGCTTTTGATGTAGTACGTTTAGCACCAGGAAAACATACTATTCAGCTTAAAATTAACTCGTTTTAATTAACCGATCAAAACATGAATACACGTTTATTTGTATTAATATTAATAACAATTAGCTTTTATTCATGTTTTGATGATAAGAAGGCTGTAATTGACGGTGAATTAAAAAAGTGGCATAGAATTACATTAGAGTTTCAAGGACCAGAAACAAGTGAACTTGCCGAAGATAATCCATTTTTAAATTATCGCTTAGATGTAACTTTTAAAAATAATGGAAAGCAATATGTAATTCCTGGTTTTTATGCAGCTGACGGTAATGCAGCTGAAACTAGCAGCGTAGCCGGAAATAGTTGGAAAGTGCGTTTTACACCCGATGCTAATGGAGAATGGACTTACAATGTTTCTTTTAAAAAAGGAGCAAATATTGCAGTAGCTGACGATTCTAGTGATGGAGCGAGTGCAGGGTTTATGGACGGACAAACTGGGGAATTTACCATTGTAAATTCTAACAAAAAAGGAATTGATAATAGAGCAAAAGGCCGTTTGCAATATGTTGGAGAATCTTATTTAAAGTTTGCTGAAAGTCAAAAATACTTTATAAAACTTGGAGTTGATGCCCCAGAAAATTTATTAGCTTATAATGATTTTGATGTTTCAACAAACGCCTTAGGTTTTCAGAAGAAATGGGAACCTCATGCCAAAGATTTTGATGAAAATGCAAAACCATATTTATGGAAAGAAACCAAAGGAAAGAACCTGTTAGGTGCCATTAATTACTTAGCTAAAGAAGAACTAAATGTATTTTCATTTTTAACATTTAATGTGGATGGTGATGATAGAAATATATTTCCTCATCTATTAAAAGTTCCTATTCCGGAATACGAAGTATATTCTAGTAAAAAGAAGAACAAAGAAGCTTGGGAAACCATGTTTCATAAAACAAGGTTTGATGTTTCTAAATTGGCACAATGGGAGCGAATTTTTGAATATGCTGAAACCAAAGGTATGTTCCTTCATTTTAAAACTCATGAAACAGAAACCGATCACTTAATGGATAAAGGTGTTTTTGGTGTTGAAGGTAAATTATATTACAGAGAATTGATTGCTAGGTTTGGACATCACTTAGCTATGAACTGGAACCTAGGTGAAGAAAACAATCAACCTATTTCAGAAGTGATAAAAGTTGCGGAATATGTTTCTAACATAGATGCCTATAACAGCCACTTGGTAATTCATACGTTTCCAAACAAAGATCATAGATATGTTGAACTAATAGGTGATCAATCCTTATTAACCGGTGCTTCTTTGCAATTAAGTCATCCTGATTTTAACGATGTTCATCCGAGAGTATTAAAGTGGCGAAACAAATCTAATGCAACAGGAAAAAAGTGGGCATTAGCTGTTGATGAACCCGGAAAAGCCAACGTTGCTTTACTTCCTGATGACGAAGACCCTGAACATAATTATGCTCGCTCCAGAGCTTTGTGGGGTACCTTAATGGCCGGAGGTTTTGGAGTAGAATGGTATTTTGGGTATGCAAGTCCAAATTCAGATTTAACCTGTCAAGATTTTAGAAGTAGAGACCTGTTTTGGGATCAAAATAAACACGCATTAAATTTTTTCAATAACCATATTCCATTTTGGGAAATGGGACCAAGCGATAACCTAACTGTAGATGAAGTCTCTTATTGTATGGCTAAAAAAGATGAAGTTTATGTGGTTTATACTGAATCTAATGCCGATAAAATTAAACTAGATGTTGGAACTTCAGGAAATAGTTTTCAAGTGAAATGGTTCGACCCTAGAAACGGTGGAGATTTACAAAATGGTTCAGTAGCTATAGTGAAAGCGAATGGAATTGTTGAACTAGGAACACCACCTTCAGAGTACGAAAAAGACTGGGTTGTTTTAGTGACTAAAAAGTAATAATTATTTGGATGAAGAAGCTTCTTAAAATTATTGTTTGTAACCTAATTTTTGGAAATATAATTTTCGCATTCGCACAAAATAAAGAGCGGCCTTTTATTTGGGTACAAGAAAAAGACAGCAATGAAATTCTTCGTAAAATTGAGAATGAATTTTGGGCACAAGATTTTTATAAGGAGTTTAAGGAGCGCTTAGATAACAATATTGTTTTATATAAAAAATCACCAAATGAATTTCTAAAGAAAATTCCATTTGAGTGGTCGAAGCAAATTAAGGGGAAAACACCACCGCTAAAAACATTCAATAACTCTACCGATGCAAATAATTTGGATAGGTATAATCAGTATAAGTATTTACAAATAGGTGTAGATTGTGGAGTCTTATATTTTTTAACCAAAGATGAAACATATGCACAATGTGCTGTCGCTATTTTACACGCATTTATTGAAGGATTATTACAAATTGAACCATCTAAAAACAAAGGAAATGGTGGTTGGTTATATCCAACGGATCATTTAAGAGAAGCGCGTGTTATTGGGGCTCAAATCCCAATTATTTATGATTTTATAACGCCTTATATTAAAAAGAATAACAAAACCTACGATATTGGAAAAAATGGATTTACCAATTTTTCCATTGAAAATGCTCAAAAAGTTTTTTTAACCTATGCAGAATTAGCAGTGGAACATGGGCATACAGGTTCTAATTGGTCGGTGTTAGAATCTTTTAGTTTGGTTCAAAACGCATTGGCTTTAGAAGATTCAGCATTGAGAAAAAAATATTTAGATTATTATTTAGTAGCAGGAACGGATAAGCAAGATGCTTTGCCAGAAATTGCTGAAAATTATAAAAATGAAGGAGATGTATATCCAGAAACTTCGCAATATTCAAATGGAGTAGCTGCTTATACAACTCGAATGTTGATTATTCTCAATAAGTATGATTCCAATTTAAAATTAGGGCAAAAGTATTATAGAATCCCTTTTTCGTTAGATAGGTGGAATAGTGTTCGGTATCCAAATGGTGAAATAATTCGTTTTGGAGATGGGCACAGAGCGTTTAATGTGCCTTATAGTTCTTACGATATGGCTTACCAATTAGGAAAGCAAGATGATGTAATTAAATTGACGGATAAATTTGGCCCATTGGTTACTGAAAGTATTAAAGAAGGTTTGTATGATAGATCGAAAGTAGGCCAGCGGTCAGGCTCAATTAAAGTGTATGATACACCCACTAAATTATTGTGGCTCCAAAAAACAAAAGAC includes the following:
- a CDS encoding DUF5060 domain-containing protein; the encoded protein is MNTRLFVLILITISFYSCFDDKKAVIDGELKKWHRITLEFQGPETSELAEDNPFLNYRLDVTFKNNGKQYVIPGFYAADGNAAETSSVAGNSWKVRFTPDANGEWTYNVSFKKGANIAVADDSSDGASAGFMDGQTGEFTIVNSNKKGIDNRAKGRLQYVGESYLKFAESQKYFIKLGVDAPENLLAYNDFDVSTNALGFQKKWEPHAKDFDENAKPYLWKETKGKNLLGAINYLAKEELNVFSFLTFNVDGDDRNIFPHLLKVPIPEYEVYSSKKKNKEAWETMFHKTRFDVSKLAQWERIFEYAETKGMFLHFKTHETETDHLMDKGVFGVEGKLYYRELIARFGHHLAMNWNLGEENNQPISEVIKVAEYVSNIDAYNSHLVIHTFPNKDHRYVELIGDQSLLTGASLQLSHPDFNDVHPRVLKWRNKSNATGKKWALAVDEPGKANVALLPDDEDPEHNYARSRALWGTLMAGGFGVEWYFGYASPNSDLTCQDFRSRDLFWDQNKHALNFFNNHIPFWEMGPSDNLTVDEVSYCMAKKDEVYVVYTESNADKIKLDVGTSGNSFQVKWFDPRNGGDLQNGSVAIVKANGIVELGTPPSEYEKDWVVLVTKK